The genomic stretch AGCCCTACATTTGAGGGTCATACAGTATTCTGAAATCTTAGTTCAATGGCAATAGAATAAAAGTGGTTGGTGAATTATGGTATTTACTAGCCACTGTGGCCAGGGCACAAAAGAAACTTTGCGCTAATACAGAAGCAGAACAAGCACTTAATGTGGTGAACagtaagatatctgggtcacatcatcaggaatgatttatgtgatgatgatgatgtgcagcgccacaGTGTTgtaaactgtatgcacaagccaatatgctggcacgcaaatttcatgtgtacagatgatgttaaaactgctctttttagggcctactgtactccactctatataGCCCACTTGTGGTGAAATTAtagcaaagcaaaaatgaaaaaagctgcaggtagcttataatgatgcattcagaatcttgctcaagcttccaagatggacaagtgcaagtcatatgtttgtgactagtaatgttcccacttttcatgcggTGTTgcggaattttatgtacaaatttatgtgccGATTAATTGTTTCCAGGAATGTAATTATGatgctcttaactgagcctacacaaagtgacaagGTACTCCTCTAGTTTCTGggaacattggaacaaatgtctgtataggttttaatcattgtggaattgtgaactgctgttttagctatatttttgtgttgttgccctgtgttgtatttttgttgttttttttaatgtggacctatgtgtctgaataaagtaagatttgatttcATTGGTTTGTCCATTTTCAAACTCGTCGATATGGGGACAGAAATACCTTCATTATTTGACACGCCAACAGAATTAACTTTCAAAATGGACAAATCGCAGCTGCTTGTGGTTATTCTTTTATAGGATTCAGAGAAATATGTGGAGCAGCTGCTCACACTATTCAACCGCTTCAGTAGATTGGTGAAAGAGGCCTTTCAGGACGACCCACGTTTTCTGACTGCTAGAGATAAAGTGAGCCAACCTTACCCCAACTTGGCAAGGAACACTATCATGCCATTTTATCTGGGAATCATTGTCATAATGCTGGTATTCTTTCTCCCTGTAGGCATATAAAGCCGTTGTGAACGACGCTACAATCTTTAAATTAGAACTTCCCATGAAACAGAAAGGGTATGGTATACTCGACATTTGGTCCATTGACTGATGAAGGTGGTAATGCGTAGTGGCCTTGTTAATGTTCttatccatccccccccccctcctgtttTGTCAGGGTTGGTTTAAAAACTCAACCAGAGTCCAAGTGTCCAGAGCTGCTGGCCAACTACTGTGACATGCTTCTGAGGAAGACCCCACTCAGCAAGAAGCTTACATCTGAAGAGATAGAAGCCAAACTCAAAGAAGTGGTAGGTGTTATTGTATTTACCTGGAATCTtgccttttctttcctttttcttttcttttcttttcggaGAAATAGTTTGGAGCTCATACCCGCAAGGAGGTGAAtcatttttgtgattttttttttctaatttccaTCGATATTTGTTGTAAACCTTGAGTTTTTCACGTGGTCTCTAACCTTTCAGATGTTTGTGTTCATCCTTTACAGCTATTAGTGCTGAAGTACGTCCAGAACAAAGATGTGTTTATGCGTTACCACAAAGCCCACCTGACCCGTCGCCTCATTCTGGACATCTCAGCTGACAGTGAGATAGAGGAGAACATGGTGGAGTGGCTCAGGGTATGACCTGtctgggtgtgtgagagagaaagacatgagTCATTAGCAGTATTCACCTTATTGTGCGCTGATCTCAAAAGACAGTTTTTGTTCAGGTTGCTGATATTAAAAACAGTTCAAATAATAAAATCCTAAAATAAATTCAAACATAATACATCACTACATTGACTGCCTTGACAGGTAATTAGTAATGGGTAATTCACCATCCATGGCAGTGTCTGCAGAATACAAACAAGGTTGTAAGTCCATATTTTTTGAAGCACCTTGATGACATTTAGTAGAAACTATCCCAAATTGTTTTTTTGAGTACTACTATATGTGTCTCTGTCAAAGTGCTAATATACTTTTTAAATTGAGAAAGTTTTCAAACTGGCCTTGCCTTTGTGTGTGAGGGAGTATCCAGTAGCTCTTGTGGTAGTTTGACATTACCCACCAATGACTAATGATCTGTCCTGTGGCGTTTCCTAACAGGAAGTAGGAATGCCAGCAGACTATGTCAACAAGCTTGCCAGGATGTTCCAAGACATCAAGGTGTCAGAGGACCTCAACCAGTCCTTCAAAGAAATGCACAAACATAACAAACTCGCATTACCTGGTAAGTGGCCATTAGCAACAGTAGTAATTTAGGCATTcagctgatgcttttatccagagTGAGTTTTGATCATTGAACCAGTAGAATACATCTAAATTTACCAAGATTAAAAGCAACAAGTGGTTGTAAAGACTCTAGTGCCTATTCCTTTGGCCTTAGAATAATTATGTAAGAGAAAAGTGCCGTGAAAATAAATTAAGTAACCACTTATGAGAGAAAGCGTTGGTTTACAGAACAGTAAGAATGAGTGGAGGATTCTGTGATGCTGTGATTCAGTAGGGAGAGCGTGGTGTGAGGCTGAAAAGATGTGTTCAGCTTAttatactactacaactacttttggctgctcccgtcaggggtcaccacagcagatcatctgtttccatttctttctgtcctctacatcttcctctgtcacaacagccacctacatgtcctcccgcaccacatcaataaacctcctctttggccttcttcttttcctcttccctggcagctccatattcagtatccttctcccaatatacccagcatctctcctctacacatgtccaagccatctcaatcttgcccctcttgctttgtctccaaaccatccaacctgagctgtccttctaatgttatcattcctaatcctgtccttcttcgtcactcccagtgaaaatcttagcatcttcaactctgccacctccagctctacctcctgactttttcgtcagtgccactgtctccaaaccatataacatagctggtctcacaaccatcttgttaaccctccctttaacgcttgctggtacccttctgtaacaaatcattcctgacactcttctccatccactccaccctgcctgcacatgTATTAATTTTATTACCGACTATAAATGACTCTGCTTCTGCCTCAGTTCTGAAGAGATGTAAGTAGCTCTAGTTGAGCCAATTACAGTTCAGTGATAGCAAGAAACACAAAGCATCTATAGGTTTATAGCAGAGATTAATCGTTTTTGATGTTAGACAGGTTGAGGAAAGCAGGGAGGGTGGAGTCAAGAGGACAAAATGTAGTTTTACTCAACCATCTATACATTTGCAAACATGCAATATGCCGATGCAAACATGTATGGGTGTTTGCCTGCACACTTAATGTAGTACATGTGTGTGCCTCAAGGGACAATTTCACATTTATGAAACCAAAGTACATGAAAAGTCAAAGAAGTATAGAAAGGCAAGCTGAAGCCTGGAAAGACCGGGGGAAGGAATACAGTTGCTCTATTGTAATACACTTACTATCTTGATGCTTGGAGAGAAAGCAAACAAGCCTAATAGCATCAATCAGCCTTGTATGTACTCTCCTTCCATTAGAATAGGAATGTTTTGATGTTTTTCTTCCATTGAGAATGGGTATCAAGAAGTGATTCTGACTTGGAACCAGTTCCAAATTTTCGATAACGGGCTAGTCATTGACAAATATGAGTTTTGGAACTTCTTACCAAATCCAGAAAGAATAGTTTCAGCTGTGCTCTTAAACAAGTGAAATACACTATGCATCAAGAAGTTTAAAATACTTTTCATCAACTGCCAGGACCTGCTGCCCTAATGTCCGCCTAATATAATCAACTTTTGGCCTTAACATATTTTGCACTGTCTTCCCTCTTGCTTGAGAGTCTATGGCACATGCAAAGCAGGCTCTTTGAGCTGCTGCCCACCAAGGCTTACAGTTTAAAAATAATTCTTAAAAAAGATAACTCTAATGCTGGCATATATTACAAATGTTTGTCACCTGTTAATTTAAACTTCCTACAATTTTAAAAATTGGTTTCACGCAAACAAACTGTAACCAAAGTTGTCAGTCAATAGCTAATAGCGTGTTCCTTGTATGTTTTCTTGCAGCGGACTCAGTCAACATAAAAATCCTGAATGCGGGTGCATGGTCGAGGAGCAGTGAGAAGGTATTTGTATCTCTGCCTACAGAACTAGAGGATCTCATACCAGAGGTAGAAGACTTCTACAAGAAGAACCACAGTGGCAGGAAGCTTCATTGGCACCACCTCATGTCCAATGGCATTGTGAGTCATATAAATTTGGTGCAATaagaacacacacgcatgcatacacttGTACATAGAAAAGAATCATTCCCAGAATTTTAAGTAAATGTTGTCATAGTACAAAAAACTATATAATTCACAAATTAATTGGTGTACTTGATAAATTAGGCCAAGTGATTGTTCAGAAGCactattaatttttttttgtgatgCAACAGACATCTTCGGAATCGTATTGGTATGGCCCTGTTGAAGTACCTGGGAGACTGACCAAATTTGAACTCtcttactgctctctctctctctccagatcacCTTCAAGAATGAGGTGGGCCAGTATGACTTGGAGGTGACCACATTCCAGTTAGCTGTGCTGTTTGCCTGGAACCAGAGGCCCAGGGAGAGGATCAGCTTTGAGAACCTCAAATTGGCAACTGAACTGCCGGATGCTGAGTTACGACGTACTCTCTGGGTAAGGGGAGGGAGGTTGTGAGCTGGTTAAATATATACTGCTAATCACACACAGGAAACAAAACTGCTGTTTTAATCATGGGGCTGCAGCTttttctcattcttctgttttcctCCCTTTTTGCAGTCTTTGGTGGCATTCCCAAAACTGAAGCGGCAGGTGTTATCATATGACCCATTAGTGACTTCGCCTAAAGACTTTGCCGAAGGAACATTGTTCTATGTCAATCAGGAATTCTCTCTTATGTAAGGGATGTTTGAAATTAGTTGCTGTTCGTTCAGAATGcctcatctcctcttcctcttcattttTACTTCACTTGTATTACTGGTCAGCACAGTTTACCTAATTGCCCCCCATGATCAGGATGATCCAAGGAGGGATAAATTGGTCACCGTCCATCCATCATATGCAATATCTTAGACATCACCAATCTGATTATGTTGAAGCTTGGGTGAATGTTAATCCTGACACTGCACTCTGACATTTATTATAATTATTGACCAATTTTTCATTGCCGGTTTACTTTTCAGTTTGAACAAGCATTACTTCTGTTATACCTAGACTCACCGAGAAATCTGACCTGCATATGCATCTCTTCAAGCTGTCAGATTCATAAACCATGAATGTGGTTAAGAACGTTAGGAAGAATTATATGTTTTACCTTGGAAAAGTAATGGAAAAGAGGGCGGGTTGTAAATCCTACTCTAAGCGTTACCAATTAAGCCTGGGGTCATTGCATCATTCATGGTCAACTGTTTTATCACTTTTTGAAGCAAACTCAGAAAATAAGACAGTGATCCAAGCCATTGTCTCTTTTCATTCATCCTCAAAGAAAAAACTCAAAGGTCCAGAAAAGAGGGAAAATCAATTTGATTGGCCGATTACAGCTCACCACAGAGCgaatgagagaggaagagaatgagGGTATCGTCCAACTCAGGATACTAAGAACACAGGTAAACAGCTCACTACCTCATACCCATGCAGGATTTGAGACTACTGATCTGTGATGTAACTGGGCCCAATTCGAACTTGTATTTTCCAGTATAGAGTTCCCACAATCTGTGGGTTgtctttatatacatatataacgtAACGTCCAACATAAGTCTTTTTGTTTTTATGGGCtttcccccccccatttccccatTCTCCATCCTCATTCCTATTCTTCATATCCAGGAGGCCATTATTCAGATCATGAAGATGAGGAAGCGCATCAACAACGCCCAGCTGCAGACAGAGCTAGTGGAGATCCTAAAGAACATGTTTTTGCCACAGAAGAAGATGATCAAGGAGCAGATGGAGTGGCTGATAGAGCACAAATATATCAAACGGGACGAGTCTGACATAAACAGTTTCATCTACATGGCATAGCAAAGTGTCACTGCAATGACCCGTGTTGACTGTGGTTTCTGTGGATCAGGCCTGACTCCAGGCCCCTGTCCTCCATTTAAGAAAATGTCCTGTGCAGCGAGGCATGATGTTATGActgaaacatatttaaaaaaaaaaaaggaacttcCTGCCTTTCGTTTGTATAAAGAAAAGAGAACACTCATTGATGCTGCAGGACCCTGCACCAAGTGTTTTATTGTCGTTCTGGGATGGTAGGAGATTCCTCATTGCTTTAATCAGGCTGTGATTGAGAATggtccattttttatttttttattttttttttgccatggtgTCCCCCCATCACCGTGCTGGCCAACCACCAATCCTATTGATTGTGCAACTCTAAAGGCATGCTGAGAAGAAACTGACTCGACAACCTTGGCCCACACAACACCTGCTGTCCAGCTTTAGTCAATGTCAAACCCAGACTATGTGAAAACAGACAAATCTGTGTCG from Lampris incognitus isolate fLamInc1 chromosome 8, fLamInc1.hap2, whole genome shotgun sequence encodes the following:
- the cul5b gene encoding cullin-5 isoform X2; the protein is MATSNLLKNKGSLQFEDKWDLMRPIVLKLLRQESVTKQQWFDLFSDVHAVCLWDDKGPAKIHQALKEDILDFIKQAQARVLSHQDDTALLKAYIVEWRKFFTQCDILPKPFCQLEITLMGKQGSNKKSNVEDSIVRKLMLDTWNESIFSNIKNRLQDSAMKLVHAERLGEAFDSQLVIGVRESYVNLCSNPDDKLQIYRDNFEKAYMDSTERFYRTQAPSYLQQNGVQNYMKYADAKLREEEKRALRYLETRRDCNSVQALMECCVNALVTSFKETILAECPGMIKRNETEKLHLMFSLMDKVPSGIEPMLKDLEDHIMSAGLADMVASAETITSDSEKYVEQLLTLFNRFSRLVKEAFQDDPRFLTARDKAYKAVVNDATIFKLELPMKQKGVGLKTQPESKCPELLANYCDMLLRKTPLSKKLTSEEIEAKLKEVLLVLKYVQNKDVFMRYHKAHLTRRLILDISADSEIEENMVEWLREVGMPADYVNKLARMFQDIKVSEDLNQSFKEMHKHNKLALPADSVNIKILNAGAWSRSSEKVFVSLPTELEDLIPEVEDFYKKNHSGRKLHWHHLMSNGIITFKNEVGQYDLEVTTFQLAVLFAWNQRPRERISFENLKLATELPDAELRRTLWSLVAFPKLKRQVLSYDPLVTSPKDFAEGTLFYVNQEFSLIKNSKVQKRGKINLIGRLQLTTERMREEENEGIVQLRILRTQEAIIQIMKMRKRINNAQLQTELVEILKNMFLPQKKMIKEQMEWLIEHKYIKRDESDINSFIYMA
- the cul5b gene encoding cullin-5 isoform X1, whose protein sequence is MATSNLLKNKGSLQFEDKWDLMRPIVLKLLRQESVTKQQWFDLFSDVHAVCLWDDKGPAKIHQALKEDILDFIKQAQARVLSHQDDTALLKAYIVEWRKFFTQCDILPKPFCQLEITLMGKQGSNKKSNVEDSIVRKLMLDTWNESIFSNIKNRLQDSAMKLVHAERLGEAFDSQLVIGVRESYVNLCSNPDDKLQIYRDNFEKAYMDSTERFYRTQAPSYLQQNGVQNYMKYADAKLREEEKRALRYLETRRDCNSVQALMECCVNALVTSFKETILAECPGMIKRNETESEYGRSAPTKGSASSELHLMFSLMDKVPSGIEPMLKDLEDHIMSAGLADMVASAETITSDSEKYVEQLLTLFNRFSRLVKEAFQDDPRFLTARDKAYKAVVNDATIFKLELPMKQKGVGLKTQPESKCPELLANYCDMLLRKTPLSKKLTSEEIEAKLKEVLLVLKYVQNKDVFMRYHKAHLTRRLILDISADSEIEENMVEWLREVGMPADYVNKLARMFQDIKVSEDLNQSFKEMHKHNKLALPADSVNIKILNAGAWSRSSEKVFVSLPTELEDLIPEVEDFYKKNHSGRKLHWHHLMSNGIITFKNEVGQYDLEVTTFQLAVLFAWNQRPRERISFENLKLATELPDAELRRTLWSLVAFPKLKRQVLSYDPLVTSPKDFAEGTLFYVNQEFSLIKNSKVQKRGKINLIGRLQLTTERMREEENEGIVQLRILRTQEAIIQIMKMRKRINNAQLQTELVEILKNMFLPQKKMIKEQMEWLIEHKYIKRDESDINSFIYMA